Below is a genomic region from Oscillatoria sp. FACHB-1407.
GCTCGACTGGAAATGCTCGAAACCCTGGCAGATTTTGACGATCACCTGCTAGAAGAACTGTTGGAAGAGATTAACCCTACAGAAGACGAAATTTTACAAGACCTGAAGATGGAGTTGGGTGCAGACCTGATTGTGCCCGTGTTTGTGGGTGTCGCAGAGCAAGACTTTGGCGTGCGTCCGTTGCTCAATGCCCTGCTACGAGAAGCACCCGATGCTCAATCTACGATTGAACGACGCGGTATTACCCTGGAAGACGCTCAAGCTCCACTGGCGCAAGTGCTCAAGACCTATTTCACTCCTCAAGGCGGCAAGCTGTCCCTCGTGCGGGTTTGGCAGGGCACGTTGACCGATGGTATGACGCTCAACGGCATTCGGGTTGGCGGTATTTATCAACTCGCTGGGCAACAACAGCAGAGCATTCCCCAGGCTCCCGCTGGTAGCATCGTCGCCTTGGGTCGATTGGAAGGCATCAAAACCGGAGATACCCTCAACACCGATGCTCAACTGGTGGATATGTTGCCCAAGGCAGAACGGTTGAATCCAGTCTATGCGCTGGCGATCGCCGCTGAAAAGCGCAGTGATGAAGTGAAGCTGAGTACTGCCATCAACAAACTGCTGGAAGAAGACCCATCTCTCTTCTGGGAGCAACACGGGGATACTCATGAGGTGATCTTGTGGGGACAGGGCGACATTCACCTGCAAGTCGCGCTCGATCGCTTGCGCCGCAAATATAACCTGCCGATGAACACCCACCTACCCCAGGTGCCTTACAAGGAGACCATCCGCAAAGCAAGCTCTGCGATACACGGACGCTATAAGCATCAAACCGGAGGACACGGACAGTTTGGTGATGTCTATCTGGACATCAAACCACTGGCACGGGGCGAAGGCTTCACCTTTAAAGAAACGATTGTCGGTGGAGTGGTGCCTAAGCAATACATTCCTGGCGTTGAGATGGGCGTGCGGGAATATCTGGGGCATGGTCCCCTCGGCTACCCGGTGGTGGATGTATTGGTGACACTAACCAACGGTTCCTATCATGGCGTGGACAGTTCAGAGCAAGCCTTTAAGCAAGCGGCTCGATTGGCAATGCAAGAAGGCATGCCCAAGTGTGAACCCACCTTGCTAGAACCGATTGTGGCAATCACGATCAATGTGCCGTCTGACTTCACCTCAAAAGTGTTGCGGCTGTTGAGTGGTCGGCGTGGGCAAATTCTGGGTTATGACAGCAAACCCAACTGGCGCGGTTGGGATCAGGTCTTAGCTCACCTGCCTCAAGCCGAAATGCACACACTGATTGTCGAGTTGCGATCGCTCACCATGGGCGTTGGCTTCTTTGACTGGCAGTTCGACCACCTGCAAGAAGTGCCTGACAAAGTGATGGAGCGGGTACTCGCAAAGAACGGCAAGTAAGGAGGAAAAGATAAAGGATAAGGGATAAAGGGATGAAGGATAAAAACTAGTGGTCAATTGTCAATCGTCAATTGCCATTCGTTTTTTCCTTCATCCCCCGTCCTTTATTATTCTTTCCTTTTCATCCTTTAACCTTCTATCTTTTATCCTTCAATCCCCTACTCTCTACTCCCTTACTCCCCTCTATCCTGGTCGATCACCTGCCTGAAAACGAAACCAGGAGTCGCGCAAAAATCGGGGGGCGGGATGTCGTGCGTCATATGCCACGATCACGTTAGTCAGTTCTCGTCCGGGTTGCATGAGAATTCTGCCTTGATACGCCAGGGCAGAGGACGAGCCACCGTCTAAGTTCATCGCTTCGCTACAACCGATCGCCCGCATGACACGAGCTTCTTGAGAGAGAGATAGCTCTCGCAGGAATGTCACCAAAATCAGCTTTTTGCCACTGGCCGGAAAGCCGATCGCCGAACGGGCTGCCACTCCAAAAATTCGCGGATCGCGAAACCCCTCGGTGCGAGGAGCCAACCAGACGCGCCCATTGCGCAATAAGCGTGGACCTCCGGTAATGGAAAACCAATGCTGATGCCAACTGGGTCTGCCATCTACCCGGGCTGTGATCAGTTCGGGGCGATTGCCAGCGCGAATTCCCAGCGTTGTTCCATAGTTTTCGTTGGGGCTGTACCGCAAAAACTCGCCCCCTGACACCAAATTGCCCATGATGCGCCGTTCGGCATCTAGACTAAAAAACGTGCCACTGGTGACAAAGGCAGCATGATAACGTGCCACCATTTGCCCAAAGGATTCGTCGCCATTTGTTCCGTAGGGGTTGCCCAGGTTGGGATTGTTGGCAAGTCCGATCGCCAAAAAGGTGTGAGGGTCAGATAAATCAATCACAGTTTGATATAGCGGCACTCCTGCAACGACGCTGCGCCGGAGATAGACTGACTGGGCGAGCGCGGGTGGTGTAAAGGAGGATAGCCCTGTAACCAACGCCGCCCCACTTAAAAACAGGAAAGACCGCCGCCCCAACTTGTTGGGCGTAGAAGAGGATTTAGAGACAGGCATAACCTAATGAGAAGAGAAAAGAAATGCAGATGAGGGATGAATGAGGGGAAAGGTTAATCGTTGAATTGTGAATGGTCGATTATGAGCGGCTCAGCTTCTTCCATTGCCCGCTGACCATTGACAGTTAACGATTGACTATTAACCAATTAACCAATGACCAATGACTATTAACGATTGACCATTGACTACTGACTACTGACCATTAACTACTAACCATTGACTGTTGACAATTGACCACAGGTCTCTCAGACCAACATAGTCCCCGCTATCATGCCCGAACAATCTTCGGTTCTTGCAGAATTGTCACAGAGGTTTGCAAAACAAAGTGG
It encodes:
- a CDS encoding elongation factor G, producing MSANVLSGSRNVAIVGPYLSGKTTLLESILSVTGAISRKGKVADRNTVGDSSTEARDRQMSVELNAASTDYGGIRFTFLDCPGSVEFVQETYNALIGVDAAIVVCEPDANRVLTLAPLLQFLDNWEIPHLVFINKMDRAQGNFAEILQALKGVSSRPLVLHQYPIGQGEYLTGFIDLVTEQAYQYHPGAPADPIPLPADLEDQEQAARLEMLETLADFDDHLLEELLEEINPTEDEILQDLKMELGADLIVPVFVGVAEQDFGVRPLLNALLREAPDAQSTIERRGITLEDAQAPLAQVLKTYFTPQGGKLSLVRVWQGTLTDGMTLNGIRVGGIYQLAGQQQQSIPQAPAGSIVALGRLEGIKTGDTLNTDAQLVDMLPKAERLNPVYALAIAAEKRSDEVKLSTAINKLLEEDPSLFWEQHGDTHEVILWGQGDIHLQVALDRLRRKYNLPMNTHLPQVPYKETIRKASSAIHGRYKHQTGGHGQFGDVYLDIKPLARGEGFTFKETIVGGVVPKQYIPGVEMGVREYLGHGPLGYPVVDVLVTLTNGSYHGVDSSEQAFKQAARLAMQEGMPKCEPTLLEPIVAITINVPSDFTSKVLRLLSGRRGQILGYDSKPNWRGWDQVLAHLPQAEMHTLIVELRSLTMGVGFFDWQFDHLQEVPDKVMERVLAKNGK
- a CDS encoding phosphodiester glycosidase family protein gives rise to the protein MPVSKSSSTPNKLGRRSFLFLSGAALVTGLSSFTPPALAQSVYLRRSVVAGVPLYQTVIDLSDPHTFLAIGLANNPNLGNPYGTNGDESFGQMVARYHAAFVTSGTFFSLDAERRIMGNLVSGGEFLRYSPNENYGTTLGIRAGNRPELITARVDGRPSWHQHWFSITGGPRLLRNGRVWLAPRTEGFRDPRIFGVAARSAIGFPASGKKLILVTFLRELSLSQEARVMRAIGCSEAMNLDGGSSSALAYQGRILMQPGRELTNVIVAYDARHPAPRFLRDSWFRFQAGDRPG